A genomic region of Oryza glaberrima chromosome 1, OglaRS2, whole genome shotgun sequence contains the following coding sequences:
- the LOC127760056 gene encoding monothiol glutaredoxin-S3, which yields MQGARSAAAMAAAAADEEREVRRAVEEKPVVVVGRRGCCMAHVARRLLLGQGANPAVLEVGDDADPAALVDAALQARRRKDGGDKAAAGDGGGGAAVAFPAVFIGGRLVGGLDRLMAMHMAGELVPVLKQAGALWL from the coding sequence ATGCAAGGAGcaaggtcggcggcggcgatggcggcggcggcggccgacgaggagagggaggtgcggagggcggtggaggagaagccggtggtggtggtggggcggcGCGGGTGCTGCATGGCGCACGTCGCGCGGCGCCTGCTGCTGGGGCAGGGCGCGAACCCGGCGGTGCTcgaggtcggcgacgacgccgacccGGCGGCGCTCGTCGACGCCGCGCTGCAGGCCCGCCggcgcaaggacggcggcgacaaggctgcggcgggcgacggaggcggcggagcggcggtggcgttcCCGGCGGTGTTCATCGGCGGGAGGCTGGTGGGCGGGCTCGATCGGCTCATGGCCATGCACATGGCCGGCGAGCTCGTGCCGGTCTTGAAGCAGGCAGGAGCCCTGTGGCTCTGA